The Plasmodium vinckei vinckei genome assembly, chromosome: PVVCY_14 genome window below encodes:
- a CDS encoding nucleotidyltransferase, putative, protein MHGINAIIKFNMPPQIPEHIKNAFIQKQKTSKQVLYLLLKIKDYEKLVSNKGINKFDDTYIRDDGKTNTIMACRKRAHKFYYTSYRNFSQYNNCTTPHINKNNKIQLANDFLNMNSLKNEISNIHEKLTENSFIDKKKEEIYFLLKNAIFPNLKGKIYFIGSCENNIWIKNSDIDSCIVVENCEDKNSYLYILKVIKSAINLIYPSLTVNIIKASVPIAKIYKDQTNICDISINNTVAIVNTQLVSCLCSIDERIPIINRIIKYWAKQKNINNRSQGTFSSYALFLLTYFFFQNLETPLLPSYKSIERASTTPFEINSEYFFLKDEVEMPFYTKIEDIKNNFQEFQKNTDDVSKLLYGFFEFYSNDVCKNGITLDVYNNQIIENKDMTANIYCPITRKIVNTYSINTWKKMFEKIQAAYIQLKNGSSLNTICEETKDDPSNIKIDLKDHLLRRKIFQDFYMP, encoded by the exons atgcatgGGATTAAtgctattattaaatttaatatgcCCCCACAAATTCCAGaacacataaaaaatgcctttatacaaaaacaaaaaacatCAAAACAGGTACTATACCtcttattaaaaataaaagactATGAAAAATTGGTTAGTAATAAAGGCATAAACAAATTTGatgatacatatataagGGATGATGGGAAAACAAATACAATAATGGCTTGTAGAAAAAGAGCACATAAATTCTACTACACATCATATAGAAACTTTTcacaatataataattgtaCTACACCacatattaacaaaaataataaaatacaattagcaaatgattttttaaatatgaatagtttaaaaaatgaaatttcTAATATTCACGAAAAGTTAACAGAGAATTCTTTTattgacaaaaaaaaagaggaaatatattttttattaaaaaatgcaataTTTCCAAATTTGAAagggaaaatatatttcattggATCctgtgaaaataatatatg GATAAAAAACTCAGATATAGATAGCTGTATAGTTGTAGAAAATTGCgaagataaaaattcatatttatatattttgaaagtTATTAAAAGTgctattaatttaatataccCATCTTTAActgtaaatataattaaagcATCAGTTCCAATAgctaaaatatacaaagaTCAAACTAACATATGTGATATTAGTATTAACAACACGGTAGCAATAGTCAATACACAATTGGTTTCATGTTTATGTAGCATTGATGAAAGAATTCcaataataaatagaataataaaatattgggcaaaacaaaaaaatattaacaacAG atcTCAGGGTACTTTCAGTTCTTatgctttatttttattgacctattttttctttcaaaATTTAGAGACCCCACTATTGCCTTCATACAA ATCCATAGAAAGAGCTAGCACAACACCATTTGAAATTAATAGTGAAt acttttttttgaaagaTGAGGTAGAAATGCCATTCTACACAAAAATTGA GGacataaaaaacaattttcaAGAGTTTCAAAAAAACACAGACGATGTTTCAAAGTTATTGTATGGATTTTTTGAG TTTTACTCGAATGATGTTTGTAAAAATGGGATAACCCTtgatgtatataataatcaaaTAATTGAAAACAAAGATATGACTGCAAACATATATTGTCCAATAACAAGGAAAATTGTTAATACCTATAGCATCAATAcatggaaaaaaatgtttgaaAAAATCCAAGCAGCTTATATTCaactaaaaaat ggAAGTAGCTTAAATACAATATGCGAAGAAACAAAGGATGACCCAtctaatataaaaatagatcTTAAAG aTCATTTGTTAAGACGAAAAATTTTTCAAGATTTTTATATGCCCTAg
- a CDS encoding cytochrome b5, putative — MSYQKLRVIDDKCLDKFKKESKCCIIIKDLVYDVTSFFDHPGGYDIFKEYAGKDTTTAFVQIGHSINAQKLMKNYLIGIKKNSPLYEQNKNTKTVNGKIEYIDYLLEEIKEKESPKIDIPETNGKEDNTNYMLVAGIVAGFSIAYYLMFLK, encoded by the exons ATGAGTTATCAAAAATTAAGAGTAATTGACGATAAGTGCTTGGATAAATTCAAAAAGGAATCAAAATGttgtattataataaaagattTGGTCTATGATGTaacttcattttttgatcACCCAGGGGGGTATGACATTTTTAAGGAATATGCGG GAAAAGACACAACTACGGCGTTTGTTCAAATTGGGCATTCTATTAATGctcaaaaattaatgaaaaattatttaatcggaataaaaaaaaactccccattatatgaacaaaataaaaatacaaaaactgtcaatggaaaaatagagtatattgattatttgttggaagaaataaaagaaaaggaGTCACCAAAAATAGACATCCCCGAAACA AATGGAAAAGAAGACAACACGAACTATATGCTCGTCGCTGGTATTGTAGCTGGGTTTAGCATTGCCTATTATTTgatgtttttaaaataa
- a CDS encoding CG2-related protein, putative encodes MNNENKICLVNFSNDVFYSIIKYLTINEALKLRLVSKRLYEYFKDEKAYTFNSCISLNNYIKFVRFVNPDKLSIFFLSLLNDEENVYSNPLLAKGDANFGINRKQLIECDKSFLKKIILKGEFLRNTNFYDISILISSHANTLEELSIHGLNDVNCPLFIYYNYSILFEFLSKEILINNLPLKLVTKHDLENIQNRILELSKQNDKVENVINNGIHSNIDENCQTNFANKTKQHLLYEHISIVYNCNKKCVEKIKNYKQKININNYVTNLNALKVLNLTGIQSYDMIEMFIPIRMPFLNTLNISCYDYFFYFYHMAISVFLYGKGEEIFTQYANFKSTQNWANKYTEGEKKNISLDRHTCKYFEKNDKKKCEKQNDTIYNDKELYELLKDIDDSLIETHKMLSTFQKRYEQNAIYSYEQNIKNNEKKIFFTPAYKDNIYMNNINNPVYYADGSYINYDSDINNKEGNKYITKGLAIYEDNHINDYNKKCEHLNKTNYKNLKNYHKILSYSKSDSTCESIINVDSFYSLPSNENFSKKIKNLKRGGYVWLIENSKYKKNVSIEILYLFKNIIEKEEKKSRKNIISLLYNLKLEHFSLFNYSLSSPFLWLLLLVKNENLKTLCILDLCLPHLLSALTFLEAFLKQNLFNFQGMMRRRRKRLGSIYFKFNDEDEIRFVNQTYSAIINELNRSNFPSNKTKKNKILHIVIYVYNNRKENKQFIKHIRKISRSLWRCNYIVHYTIQYYKYKYFNKYFEIDNLYRDYILNIIMSNHRFNQSASNHHCSSIIHK; translated from the exons AtgaataatgaaaataaaatatgcctcgttaatttttcaaacgACGTTTTTTATAGCATTATAAAATACTTAACAATTAACGAAGCTCTAAAACTAAGGTTAGTGAGCAAACgattatatgaatattttaaagatGAGAAAGCGTATACTTTTAATAGTTGCATTAGTTTAAACAACTACATTAAATTTGTAAGATTTGTAAATCCTGATAAAttaagtattttttttctttcccTATTAAATGATGAGGAAAATGTTTATTCCAATCCACTATTGG CAAAAGGGGATGCCAACTTTGGAATAAACAGAAAACAGTTGATAGAATGTGATaaatcttttttaaaaaaaattattttgaaagGTGAATTTTTAAGGAAcacaaatttttatgatataagtatattaaTAAGTTCCCATGCAAATACACTGGAAGAATTATCTATTCATGGATTGAACGATGTGAATTGCCCtctgtttatttattacaattacagtatattatttgaatttctttcaaaagaaatattaataaataatttgccTCTCAAACTTGTGACTAAACATGATTTAGAAAATATCCAAAACCGTATTTTAGAACTCAGTAAACAAAATGACAAAGTAGAGAATGTTATTAACAATGGCATACATAGTAATATTGATGAAAATTGTCAAACAAATTTtgcaaataaaacaaaacagCATCTTCTATATGAGCATATAAgtattgtatataattgtaataaaaaatgtgttgaaaaaataaaaaattataaacaaaaaataaatataaataattatgtaacCAATTTAAATGCTTTAAaagttttaaatttaaCGGGTATACAAAGTTATGATATGATAGAAATGTTTATACCTATACGAATGCCCTTTTTAAATactttaaatatatcatgttatgattattttttttatttttatcatatggCTATATCTGTATTCTTATATGGTAAAGGAGAAGAAATTTTTACACAATATGCTAATTTTAAGAGTACACAAAATTGggcaaataaatatacagagggtgaaaaaaaaaatatatcactAGACAGACATACAtgcaaatattttgaaaaaaatgataaaaaaaaatgtgaaaaacaaaatgatacaatatataatgataagGAGTTATATGAATTGTTAAAAGATATTGATGATAGTTTAATAGAGACCCATAAAATGTTGTCTACCTTTCAAAAACGGTATGAGCAAAATGCTATATATTcttatgaacaaaatataaaaaataatgaaaaaaaaatatttttcacacCAGCATATAaagacaatatatatatgaacaatataaataatccTGTATATTATGCGGATGGtagttatataaattatgactcggacataaataataaagaaggtaataaatatatcacaAAAGGTTTGGCTATTTATGAAGATAACCATATTaatgattataataaaaaatgtgaacatttgaataaaactaattataaaaatttgaaaaattatcataaaattttaagttATAGTAAAAGTGATAGTACTTGTGAAAGTATTATAAATGTTGATAGTTTTTACTCATTACCAagtaatgaaaatttttcaa agaaaataaaaaatttaaaaagagGGGGATATGTGTGGTTAATTgaaaatagtaaatataaaaaaaatgtgagtatagaaatattatatttatttaaaaacataattgaaaaggaagagaaaaaaagtagaaaaaatataatatcattattatataatttaaaattagaacatttttcattatttaattatagtTTAAGTAGCCCATTTTTAtggttattattattagtaaaaaatgaaaatttaaaaacattgTGTATATTAGATTTATGTCTACCACATTTATTATCAgctttaacatttttagaggcatttttaaaacaaaatttatttaattttcaaGGGATGATGAGAAGACGAAGAAAAAGACTGGgtagtatatattttaaatttaatgatGAAGATGAAATTCGATTTGTTAATCAAACGTATTCGGCAAttataaatgaattaaatagATCAAATTTTCCTTcaaacaaaacaaaaaaaaataaaattttacatatagttatttatgtatataataatagaaaagaaaataaacaatttataaaacatattcGAAAAATTTCAAGATCATTATGGCGATGTAATTATATAGTCCACTATACAATTCagtattataaatataaatattttaataaatattttgaaattgATAATTTGTATAGAGATTACATACTTAATATTATCATGTCTAATCATAGATTTAATCAATCTGCATCCAATCACCATTGTTCATCAATCATTCATAAATAA
- a CDS encoding dihydrolipoyl dehydrogenase, mitochondrial, putative, which translates to MNGFFSKTNKVFFYPLRRNFSTNKDYDVIVIGGGPGGYVCSIRCGQNKLKVLNVNEDKKLGGTCLNRGCIPSKSLLHIAHNYYESKNKFKECGILVDNVKLDIEQLHKHKNKCMGSLADGISFLYKKNNVKHIIGRGSIVDGNTILVETENEGPKKYTAERIVIATGSKPIEIPLKKLDDNNINDVENVKDILEYDHKLLQTSDDILNFKEIPKTMSIIGGGVIGLEIGSVFSKFGSDVTVYEYNSRLCGFLDPDVSKVLQKVLEKIKIKFMFNTSIIGGNLNTSNNEAILYARDNKTNQIKKVKSDIVLVCVGRKANLENINLENLSIELNKNKKIQVDEYFNVKSQPTIKAIGDAIDGAMLAHKAEEEGYIVADMIFNELKNNKTKKNHINYDLIPSVIYTHPEVASVGYTEEKCKELKLNYKAVSFPFAANSRSRTIDDYDGLIKLIVEKDTNVILGSQIIGNNASELILPLSIYASHKGTSKNLSKIIYPHPTFSEVIKEVALQSFDKAIHM; encoded by the exons ATGAATGGGTTTTTTAGCAAAACAAATaaggtttttttttatccgTTGCGCAGGAATTTCTCAACTAATAAGGA TTATGATGTGATAGTAATTGGAGGAGGACCAGGGGGGTATGTATGTAGTATCCGCTGTGGACAGAACAAACTTAAAGTACTAAATGTAAATGAAGATAAAAAGCTAGGAGGTACATGCTTAAATAGAGGTTGTATTCCTTCAAAGtcattattacatattgctcataattattatgaatctaaaaataaatttaaagaatGTGGTATATTAGTTGATAATGTAAAATTAGACATTGAGCAATTacataaacataaaaataaatgtatggGAAGTTTAGCAGATggtatatcatttttatataaaaaaaataatgtcaAACATATAATTGGTCGAGGTAGTATTGTTGATGGTAATACAATTTTAGTTGAAACAGAAAATGAAGgtccaaaaaaatatacagcTGAACGTATTGTTATAGCTACTGGTTCTAAACCTATTGAAATtccattaaaaaaattagatgataataatattaatgatgTTGAAAATGTGAAGGATATATTAGAGTATGATCACAAACTTCTTCAAACATCTGATGATATATTAAACTTTAAAGAGATCCCTAAAACAATGTCAATTATTGGGGGTGGAGTTATAGGGTTAGAAATCGGTTCGGTTTTTTCCAAGTTTGGATCAGATGTAACtgtatatgaatataatagtaGATTATGTGGTTTTCTCGATCCAGATGTAAGTAAAGTTTTACAAAAGgttttagaaaaaattaaaattaaatttatgtttaaTACATCAATTATTGGTGGTAATTTAAATACAAGTAATAATGAAgctattttatatgcacGAGATAACAAAacaaatcaaataaaaaaagtaaaatcaGATATTGTTTTAGTTTGTGTTGGAAGAAAGGCGAAcctagaaaatataaatttagaaAACTTAAGTattgaattaaataaaaataaaaaaatacaagttgatgaatattttaatgtCAAATCACAACCAACTATTAAAGCTATTGGTGATGCCATTGATGGTGCTATGCTTGCACATAAAGCAGAAGAGGAAGGTTATATAGTAGCTGATATGATATtcaatgaattaaaaaataataaaacaaaaaaaaatcatatcAATTATGATTTGATACCTAgtgtaatatatacacatcCTGAAGTTGCATCAGTTGGATATACTGAAGAAAAATgtaaagaattaaaattaaattataaagcAGTTTCTTTTCCATTTGCTGCAAATAGTAGATCAAGAACTATCGATGATTATGATGGACTAATCAAATTAATCGTTGAAAAGGATACAAATGTAATTTTGGGCTCTCAAATTATTGGAAATAATGCAAGTGAACTAATTCTTCCTCTTTCTATATATGCTTCTCATAAAGGAAcatcaaaaaatttaagtaaaattatttacccCCATCCAACCTTCTCTGAAGTAATTAAGGAAGTAGCTCTACAATCCTTTGATAAGGCTATACACATGTAA
- a CDS encoding phenylalanine--tRNA ligase, putative, with protein sequence MLLFYVSIVILAFFQKHIITYRKKPQFINNIIISKLNKDYNIKDDIVNYGRFKYVYNIKNHPIHNVTDQILKFLKTKDNFYAIYNKCPLYSSNTCFNDILIKKTNETTSLKSNFYFSDSYLYIPQATSLFPHIHQLINNYQKYSKESEAKLNEDKNNDHDKTLNSKKQYGGIYQNELNNGDNYINDETGKVGRRKGKKITDQYNNLICDNSFNNIVTNICKNNECNETQGIKPNVFGSSCSCTNINNFNGFENNYAIISNVFRKDNIDKLHFSFFNQMDIYMKIKNETISKEKEMIYFLCELLSYIFGKNSTWRIKVDSFDFTDKSLQAEVFYNNKWVEILGCGILKEKILLKKNKKYDMHDYLAVGLGLDRIAMIKYGITRIRDLYLYTSNTHQNYISNSNEQNYCTENKQINMHDEVRKKNDLINNMNSCDNRYSSHSGKEIHIQNVEKNGIDKLKSISNTNEKKTCKLFKDKENNILLNCPQREGFELKNKLEILFKTNKMIDKKKTNDEFLYFINLYNIKDEEYDLSFYANCEWDNQLFIKTVLDLKNIQNFDFLKNIILLDVFFNEINNKTSYTYKFVYSPTSDVKDQNIFKDYVKKLHNQIKEKIASMYDISIR encoded by the exons atgcttttattttatgtttccATTGTAATACTAgcattttttcaaaaacatattatCACATATAGAAAGAAACCtcaatttattaataacataattatatcaAAACTTAATAAagattataatattaaagatGATATAGTCAATTATGGAagatttaaatatgtttataacataaaaaatcacCCTATACACAATGTTACAGATCAAATActgaaatttttaaaaacaaaggACAATTTTTATGCAATTTATAACAAATGCCCCCTCTATAGTAGTAACACATGTTTTAATGACATAttgattaaaaaaacaaatgaaacAACGTCCTTAAAAAGCAATTTTTACTTTTCCgattcatatttatacattccTCAAGCTACATCATTATTTCCACACATTCAccaattaataaataattaccaaaaatattcaaaagaGAGTGAagcaaaattaaatgaagaTAAAAACAATGATCATGATAAAACTTTAAACTCGAAAAAACAATATGGGGGCATATATCAGAACGAACTGAATAATGgagataattatattaatgatGAAACAGGAAAAGTTGGGAGAAggaaaggaaaaaaaataactgaTCAATATAATAACTTAATTTGTGATAAtagttttaataatattgtaacaaatatttgtaaaaataatgaatgtAACGAAACACAAGGTATTAAACCTAATGTTTTTGGAAGCTCATGTTCTTGTactaatataaacaattttaacgGTTTTGAAAATAACTATGCAATTATTTCAAATGTATTTAGAAAAGATAACATAGACAAATTAcacttttcattttttaatcaaatggatatttatatgaaaataaaaaatgaaacaatTAGTaaggaaaaagaaatgatatattttttatgtgagctgttatcatatatttttggtAAAAACAGCACGTGGAGGATTAAAGTAGATTCTTTTGATTTTACAGACAAATCATTACAGGCAGAAgtcttttataataataaatgggTAGAAATTTTGGGATGTGGAATattaaaggaaaaaatacttttaaaaaaaaataaaaaatatgatatgcATGATTATTTAGCTGTAGGATTAGGGCTAGATAGAATTGCCATGATTAAATATGGCATAACTAGAATTAGAgatctatatttatacacatCAAATACCcatcaaaattatataagtaACTCAAATGAGCAAAATTATTGCACAgaaaacaaacaaataaatatgcatgatgaggttagaaaaaaaaatgatttaataaACAACATGAACAGTTGTGATAATCGTTACAGTAGCCATAGTGGAAAAGAAATTCATATTCAAAATGTCGAAAAAAATGGTAtagataaattaaaaagtattTCAAACAcgaatgaaaaaaaaacgtgtaaattgtttaaagataaagaaaataatattttattgaatTGCCCTCAAAGGGAAGgttttgaattaaaaaataagttggaaattctttttaaaacaaataaaatgatagataaaaaaaaaacaaatgatgaatttttgtattttataaatttatataatataaaagatgaaGAATATGATCTGTCATTTTATGCGAATTGTGAATGGGATAATCaactatttataaaaacagTTTTGGATCTTAAAAATATCcaaaattttgattttttaaaaaatattattcttcttgatgtattttttaatgaaattaaCAACAAAACAAGTTACActtataaatttgtttattccCCAACTTCGGATGTAAAG gaccaaaatatttttaaagattATGTAAAGAAATTGCACAATCaaataaaggaaaaaattgCATCTATGTACGACATAAGTATTAGATAA
- a CDS encoding 60 kDa chaperonin, putative — protein sequence MKTAKGIFAFLIFFMLLLKDGNCMKKRRNFPKKNIKCLNKRLNYINSKIISRRKENYVKMNMTENKIKGKDIIYGNECRNELLKGILTVSDVVKLTLGPRGRNVLLEKDYGSPLIINDGVTIAKNISLKDRKKNNGVKLMQESTNISNDKAGDGTSSTALMTATITKKGIEQVNNNHNPIPIQRGIQLASKMIMEKIKSLSTPIKTYKDILNIATIASNNDVHMGQIIANAYDKLGKNAAIILDDNADINDKLEFTEGYNFDRGIINPYLLYNENKDYIEYSNVSTLITDQNIDNIQSILPILEIFAKNKQPLCIIADDFSNEVLQTLIINKLKGAIKVVPIRAPSFGDRRKDYLKDLCIVTNSKYISADVGLDLNNLHNNMSSFDNNYLSLLGNANTLIVKKDRTSLITKEEYKDKIDERINVLKKEFEETTSKYDKEKLNERIAALSGGIAKILIGGNTETEQKERKFKYEDATNAVKSAIDIGYVPGGGVTYLEIIKSNFINEIHKKIEEQFQNLGSQEDKKYLDLVGNLESEIELQKMGANIVVSSLDVITKQIADNAGVNGENVVKIILNSKDKYGFGYDVNTNKFVNMVDNGIIDSTNVILSVIKNSCSIASMVLTTECMMVDSEKKDKGVLDPSIDSRHYLSRHRRRDYRSKLDDMDDEDDLDDEDDDDDEEDEDDEDDEEDEDDEDDEDEMDDDDGYNYDE from the exons atgaaaacaGCCAAAGGCATATTCGcttttttgatattttttatgctgCTCCTAAAAGATGGTAATTGTATGAAGAAAAGAAGAaattttccaaaaaaaaatataaaatgtttaaataaaagactaaactatataaatagtaaaataataagtaggaggaaagaaaattatgttaAAATGAACATGacagaaaataaaataaaaggaaaagatattatatatggaaaTGAATGTCGtaatgaattattaaaaggTATATTAACAGTATCAGATGTTGTAAAACTGACATTAGGTCCAAGAGGACgaaatgttttattagAAAAGGATTATGGAAGTCcattaataattaatgaTGGTGTAACTAtagcaaaaaatatttcattaaaagatagaaaaaaaaataatggagTAAAATTAATGCAAGAAAGTACAAACATATCAAATGATAAAGCAGGAGATGGTACTAGTTCAACTGCTTTAATGACAGCAactataacaaaaaaaggtATTGAAcaagtaaataataatcataatCCTATACCAATACAAAGAGGTATACAATTGGCATCTAAAATGattatggaaaaaattaaatctCTTTCTACACccataaaaacatataaagatatattaaatatagcAACTATTGCAAGTAATAATGATGTACATATGGGTCAAATTATTGCAAATGCATATGATAAATTAGGAAAAAATGCTGCTATTATATTAGATGATAATGCTGATATTAATGATAAGTTAGAATTTACTGAAggttataattttgatagAGGTATAATTAACCCatatcttttatataacGAAAATAAGGATTATATTGAATATAGTAATGTTTCAACTTTAATTACTGATcaaaatattgataatatacAATCGATTTTACCAATATTAGAAATTtttgcaaaaaataaacaaccTTTATGTATTATTGCTGATGATTTCAGTAACGAAGTTTTACAAACTTTAATCATAAACAAGCTAAAGGGTGCCATCAAAGTG GTTCCAATAAGAGCCCCCTCATTTGGTGATAGAAGAAAAGATTACCTAAAAGATTTATGTATTGTCACAAACAGTAAATACATAAGTGCAGATGTCGGATTGGACTTGAACAACTTGCATAACAACATGAGTAGCTTTGACAACAActatttatcattattaggAAATGCAAATACtttaatagtaaaaaagGATAGAACGAGTTTAATTACAAAAGAAGAATATAAGGATAAAATAGATGAAAGAattaatgttttaaaaaaagaatttgaAGAAACAACTTCGaaatatgataaagaaaaattaaatgaacgTATAGCAGCATTATCAGGAGGTATagcaaaaatattaattggTGGTAATACAGAAACCGAGCAAAAAGAAAggaaatttaaatatgaagATGCAACTAATGCTGTAAAAAGTGCTATCGATATAGGTTATGTCCCAGGTGGTGGTGTTACTTatttagaaataataaaatcgAACTTTATAAATGagatacataaaaaaatagaagaaCAGTTTCAGAATCTCGGAAGTCAAGAAGACAAAAAATATCTTGATTTAGTAGGAAATTTAGAATCAGAAATAGAACTACAAAAAATGGGAGCTAACATAGTTGTTAGTAGTCTAGATGTCATTACAAAACAAATTGCAGATAATGCTGGAGTAAATGGAGAAAATGttgttaaaattattttaaattcaaAAGATAAATATGGATTTGGTTATGATGtcaatacaaataaatttgttaatatgGTAGATAATGGAATTATTGATAGTACTAATGTTATTTTAAGTGTTATTAAAAACAGTTGCAGTATTGCTAGTATGGTATTAACTACTGAATGCATGATGGTAGATAGTGAAAAGAAAGATAAAGGAGTGTTAGATCCATCTATAGACTCTAGGCATTATCTTTCTAGACATAGAAGAAGAGATTATAGAAGCAAACTTGATGATATGGATGATGAGGATGATCTTGACGATGAAgatgatgatgatgatgaaGAAGATGAAGATGACGAAGATGATGAAGAAGATGAAGATGATGAAGATGATGAAGACGAAATGGATGATGATGATGGATATAATTACGATGAATAA